The following are encoded together in the Chaetodon trifascialis isolate fChaTrf1 chromosome 3, fChaTrf1.hap1, whole genome shotgun sequence genome:
- the myl2a gene encoding myosin regulatory light chain 2a, with the protein MAPKKAKKRTAEGANSNVFSMFEQAQIQEFKEAFTIMDQNRDGFIDKNDLRDTFAALGRLNVKQEEIDDMLKEAPGPVNFTVFLTMFGEKLKGADPEETILNAFKVFDPEGKGVLRKDYVTQMLTTQADRFSPEEMEQMFAAFPPDVAGNLDYKNLVHIITHGEEKDQE; encoded by the exons ATg GCCCCCAAGAAAGCCaagaagaggacagcagagggagcCAACTCCAATGTGTTCTCCATGTTTGAGCAGGCTCAGATCCAGGAATTTAAAGAG GCCTTCACTATCATGGACCAGAACAGGGATGGCTTCATCGACAAGAACGATCTGAGGGACACTTTTGCTGCTCTCG GCCGACTCAACGTGAAGCAGGAAGAGATCGATGACATGCTCAAAGAAGCTCCTGGCCCAGTCAATTTCACCGTCTTCCTCACCATGTTCGGTGAGAAGCTGAAAG GTGCTGATCCAGAGGAGACCATCCTTAACGCTTTTAAAGTCTTTGACCCTGAGGGGAAAGGTGTGCTGAGGAAGGACTA TGTGACACAGATGCTAACAACACAAGCAGACCGATTCTCCCCTGAAGAG ATGGAGCAGATGTTCGCTGCCTTCCCCCCAGATGTGGCAGGGAACCTGGACTACAAGAACCTGGTTCACATCATCACCCACGGAGAGGAAAAGGACCAGGAGTAA
- the LOC139328781 gene encoding paxillin-like encodes MDDLDALLADLESTTSHISKRPLFLSDETAYSFPVGGQTQQDTCSPPQVPPTPSEQNGLDETESFSSAQRSPWSRDSSSPTQPIGEEDHVYSFPNKQKSSESSAVAMNSSLGSNLSELDRLLLELNAVQQSTPAFPTEEEAAPPLPASSVIHHIQENGVSTAGKAAPPVLEKPKRGVAARGIEDVRPSVESLLDELESSVPSPIPTPLAVSDEQTDGQEETAAQQQARMSASSATRELDELMASLSDFKVQSNIQSQGKTSPTGPPKPANKLDNMLGSLQSDLNRLGVQTVAKGVCGACKKPIVGQVVTAMGRTWHPEHFVCTHCQEEIGSRNFFEREGQPYCEKDYHNLFSPRCHYCNGPILDKVVTALDKTWHPEHFFCAQCGAFFGPEGFHEKDGKAFCRKDYFDMFAPKCGGCARAILENYISALNSLWHPECFVCRECFTPFINGSFFDHDGQPYCESHYHERRGSLCSGCQKPITGRCITAMGKKFHPEHFVCAFCLKQLNKGTFKEQNDKPYCQGCFIKLFS; translated from the exons ATGGATGATTTAG ATGCTTTGTTGGCGGACCTTGAGTCCACAACATCCCACATTTCCAAGCGTCCGCTCTTCCTGTCTGACGAGACCGCCTACTCCTTCCCTGTTGGGGGTCAGACCCAGCAAGACACCTGCTCTCCACCCCAAGTCCCACCCACTCCCTCTGAGCAAAACGGACTAGATGAAACAGAG TCTTTCAGCTCGGCTCAGAGAAGTCCCTGGTCTAGAGACAGCAGCAGTCCAACCCAACCCATTGGTGAAGAGGACCACGTATATAG TTTCCCTAATAAGCAGAAGAGTAGTGAGTCATCAGCTGTTGCCATGAACTCATCCTTGGGCAGCAACCTGTCTGAGCTGGACCGCCTGCTGCTTGAGCTCAACGCTGTTCAGCAAAGCACCCCTGCCTTCCCAACAGAAG AAGAGGCAGCTCCACCACTGCCTGCCAGCAGCGTCATCCACCATATCCAGGAGAATGGAGTCTCAACTGCAGGCAAGGCTGCGCCACCTGTACTGGAGAAGCCAAAACGAGGTGTGGCAGCTCGAGGAATAGAGGATGTACGACCAAGTGTAGAGAGCCTTCTGGACGAGCTGGAAAGCTCCGTGCCCTCACCCAT TCCCACACCGTTGGCTGTGTCAGACGAACAGACGGACGGacaagaggaaacagcagcacagcaacaagCCAGAATGTCAGCCTCCTCTGCCACACGAGAGCTGGATGAGCTGATGGCCTCCCTGTCTGACTTCAAAGTCCAAAGCAAC ATCCAGTCCCAGGGAAAGACTTCTCCCACCGGTCCCCCCAAACCAGCCAACAAGCTGGACAACATGCTGGGAAGCCTGCAGTCTGACCTCAACAGACTCGGAGTCCAGACGGTGGCTAAAGGTGTCTGTGGAGCCTGCAAGAAACCCATTGTTGGGCAG GTGGTGACTGCCATGGGCAGAACGTGGCACCCAGAGCACTTTGTGTGCACTCACTGCCAGGAGGAGATCGGCTCCAGGAACTTCTTTGAGCGAGAGGGGCAACCTTACTGTGAGAAGGACTACCACAACCTGTTCTCACCACGATGCCACTACTGTAATGGACCTATACTGGAT AAAGTCGTGACTGCTTTGGACAAGACTTGGCATCCAGAGCACTTCTTCTGTGCCCAGTGTGGAGCCTTTTTTGGACCAGAAG GTTTCCATGAGAAGGATGGAAAGGCGTTCTGCAGAAAGGACTATTTTGACATGTTTGCCCCCAAATGTGGTGGCTGTGCCCGCGCCATCCTGGAGAACTACATCTCCGCTCTCAACTCACTCTGGCACCCCGAGTGCTTCGTCTGCAGG GAGTGCTTCACGCCATTCATAAACGGCAGCTTCTTTGACCACGACGGCCAGCCGTACTGCGAGTCGCACTACCACGAGCGGCGCGGCTCGCTGTGCTCTGGCTGCCAGAAGCCCATCACCGGCCGCTGCATCACGGCCATGGGCAAGAAGTTCCACCCGGAGCACTTTGTGTGCGCTTTCTGCCTCAAGCAGCTGAACAAAGGCACCTTCAAGGAGCAGAATGACAAGCCCTACTGCCAAGGATGCTTTATTAAACTCTTCAGTTAG